A genomic segment from Pseudorca crassidens isolate mPseCra1 chromosome 4, mPseCra1.hap1, whole genome shotgun sequence encodes:
- the IL2 gene encoding interleukin-2 codes for MYKMQLLSCIALTLALVANGAPTSSSTENTKKQVQSLLQDLHLLLKEINNYENLKLFRMLTFKFYMPKKATELKHLQCLAEELKPLEDVLNVAQSKTQNSIDIKDLMDNINRIVLTLKGSETRFTCEYDDETVTAVELLNKWITFCQSIYSTMT; via the exons ATGTACAAGATGCAACTCTTGTCTTGCATTGCACTAACTCTTGCACTCGTGGCAAACGGTGCACCTACTTCAAGCTCTACAGAGAACACAAAGAAACAAGTGCAGTCATTGCTGCAGGATTTACATTTGCTTTTGAAGGAAATTAAT AACTATGAGAACCTCAAGCTCTTCAGGATGCtcacatttaaattttacatgCCCAAGAAG gCTACAGAATTGAAACATCTTCAGTGTCTAGCAGAAGAACTCAAACCTCTGGAGGATGTGCTAAATGTTGCTCAAAGCAAAACCCAGAACTCGATAGATATCAAGGATTTAATGGACAATATCAACAGAATAGTTTTGACACTAAAG GGATCTGAAACAAGATTCACATGTGAATATGATGATGAGACAGTAACCGCTGTAGAACTTCTGAACAAATGGATTACCTTTTGTCAAAGCATCTACTCAACAATGACTTGA